The genomic DNA TTGGCTTTTCGATTTTGCCCTTTTCAAGCTGGTCTAAAAGCTCTTTGTTTTCAGCTACTTGGCTTAAAATTTCAACTCCATTTATCGTAACTGGAGCTTTTTGGGCTTCTAAATTCTCAATTTTAATCTCTTCTTTTTCTTCTTCTATTTCAATTTTTTTATCTTGAACTGCTTTTTTTTCTTCTTTTTTTGGTTTGCAAATTTGCTCTGGTTTTTGGCTATCTTTTTTGATAACAAAGGCCGTTTGTTTAACACCAGTTTTATCTACAAAAGCCTTTTTGATAGCCACATCAAGTCTATCATCAAAAACAAGCCCAAATGAGATGATAAATATCATAAGTATAAAAACCATACTTCCAATGCTACCAATAACTGAGTTTAAAGACTCTATCAAAAATCCACCAACAAATCCGCCATAGTTTTTTGAAAACATCGATATAAAGAGTAAAAATGCAAAAAACATAAGCACTCCGCCGATAAAATGTCCTAATAAGCGAAAATCAAATTTTTTAAAATTTTTACACAATAAAACAACTGGATACGAAAGAATAAAAGGATAAATATAAGAGATGAAGCCAAAAAGTTTTTGATTTGCACTACCAATAATATTGCCAAAAGTCCCTACAAATGAGGCCTGCGGAACTATAGTCGCAACTCCAAAAAAAAGCAAAATACAAACGCTTATCGTAAGCAAAATACCACGCAAAATTTAATGTCCTTATTGATTTTAGGCTGATTATATCAAATTTATATAAAAAACTAGGTTAATTTGCAATGGTGGTAAGCTAAATTTGGGTAAATTTCTAGCTAAAATAACTAGAAATTTACTATTTTATAGATAGTTTAGAAGACTGATTTGATTCATCTTTGATGAAGCTTGAAGCATAGCTTGATAGCCCATAAGTCTTTGCATAAACATAAGATATGTCTCGCCATAATCAGCATTTATAATCTCTGATTTGACAGAAGAGACATTGACTTTAAGCGTGCTTACACGTGCATTTGTATTATCAAGAGTATTTGTGTACGTTCCTACTTGGGTGTGTTGTTTGTTGATATGGTCTGCTAAGTGATCTATCTTTTTTAATGCACCTTGGATACCAGTAGTTCTAGAATCAGTCGCACCAGAATCAGCTCTATAGCTACCATCTCTAACTGCTTGAATCATACTATCTAAATCTTTGAAAATATCCACACTTGGCTCATCTATGGCAATAGCATTATTTGATGTAAAGCTAAATAAACTTCCAGCTTTTGTGGTGAAATCTTTTGTAGTTGTCACGCCACCGACAGTCTCCACCATACTATCAAACTGCGTATTTGTCGCGCTATATGACTCAAAGATAGAAACATTAATATTTGTTTGAGATTTTGTTTTATCGATTACTTCCATCTCTCCACGGTAATTCAAACCAGCAGTTATAGTAGAGCTTGCATCGGTGACTGCTTTATTGTACTCTTCGTATCTTGCTGTTACAAAATCCCTATTTGAGTTTATAGCGTTTTTAACTGTTGCTATGTCTGTTGGAAATATTGTGATAGTTCCTATGGCTGCTGTTATAGAAGCGACCGTATCAGCGTCTGCGATACCATTCGTTAAAGCAGTAATCACACCAGCTGCACTGCCTAAATCCCCAGCAGTTAGACCATTTATATTGTTATTTAAAGTCACGTTTGGCTCTGCACTTGGGAGATTTCCAGCGCTTACCATTGATATGATATCACCTAGTTGCTTGTAGGTTATATCATTTGCTGGTGTTGAGATTCCGTCTGTTTGTTTTGTTGTTTCGTTATATTTGCCGTTATAAATATTGCCTACATAAGCAGGGTCTGCATCTGGAGTTTGCCAGTTGGCGTCATATCTTGTCACGCTAAAAGTCGGATATTCTCCTCCATTTGGATCTGTGAAATTTATCTTAACTTGATAGTTTGTGCCGTCTTTTGCAGTTATATTCATAGTTAGATTCGACTCCGGATTAGCCAGCAAATCCCCACCAGCCACTTCGCTTAGCCTAGTGTCATTTGTAGCGTAAGCATTTGTTTTTTTGACTACTTGAGATACTGTGCCAGTTAAGGTATTGTCTTTCTTGACTAGTTGTAAATCGTTGTAATCAATGGCACTTGAAGCGCTGTTTGTCTCTGTTTTAAACCCACTTTTGATAAATTCAGTTAAATGCACTCTACCGTCATTTATAGCAGTTTGAATATCATCTAAATTTGTGAAATTTGCAGCCATTGTGGTTCCTGCTGGAACTGGTGGATCTACTTCTACATCAGTCAAACCAAATATACTAAACTCAGTTAGTTTATTTCCTTCTTTTACATCTTTGATCTCGATTTGACCGCTATTATTTAGGGTTACATCGACTATTTTATTTATGCCATTTTTGTCATTTCCAAGAGCGTAGCCGATATTATCAAGCAAAGTCTGAACGCTAGAATCGGCAGTCATAGTAAATTTAGTGCTAAAAGACTCACCATTTGGTTTTTTGCCTTGCATATAAAAAGTAGTTTGAGCTAAAGCCGTTGGATCGGCAAAATCACTATCTGGATTCATTTTTTCTAAATCTGGAGATCTGTAGCTTCCACCTATTATATCCATGATTTTATCGCTAGTTGTAATAGCTATATCTTTGCTCTCATCATATAGTTTTTGCAAATTGTTTTTAAGACTAACATTTGTGGTTAAAATCTTACTATAGTCATTATCTGCGCCTAAAAACAAGCTAGAACCATCTATATTATAAGTTGTGGTTTGATTAGCTCCTATAACTGCTTGAATGTTTTGATCATTGCCTTTATAGTTGCCTAGACTATCTATTGGCTTTGTGTTTAGGGCTGTTCCAGAAAAAAGATATTGACCATTTATCGATGTATTTGCTATATTTACGAGTAACTCTTTTATGCCTTCTAAGTCGTTTGCGATAGCATTTCTTGATGTAGGATCGTGGATCTCATTTGCTGCTTGGATAAGTTTTGTTTTGAAATTTTCTAGCTGTTTGACAAAGTCATTTAAGGCTTGATCTGAGTTTTTGGAAAACTCTGTGGCTTTTGTGGTTGTTTCTTTTATCTGATCTAGCAAATTTACTTCATATTCTAGTCTTGTACCATCTGAGTAAATACCACTATTTTCATATGAATTTTGGATTTTTGATCCACTTGTTAAGCTGGCGTTTAAGTCATAGATACTTTTTGCACTTGTTTGGTAATTTGTTAATGTATTGTAGTTTAGTAATTGACTTGTAACTCTCATAATGAGCTCCTAATATTTTGCTTAATACAAGCAAATTAAGTTCCATTTGAGATATATCGGTAATATAAAATTTTTTATGAGTAAAAAATATTATGAGACTATTAAAGTCCCATAATATTTTTGATGACCAAATATCCTACGGCTGAGCCTATCATAGATACTGGAAGAGTGATGATCCATGCTAGACCAATTGGTTTTAGCATACCCCAATTAGCATTGCGGTTATAGATACCGATACCAAGAACTGCACCGATGAGAACGTGAGTTGAGCTAATAGGAAGACCCATTTGTGTAGCTATAAGTATGACTATACTTGAAGCAAGCTCAGCACTAAATCCAGTTGTCGGAAGTATTTCAGCTAGCTTTGAGCCAACAGTCGTGATGACCTCTTTACCTAAAAACCAAAGACCAACCACAAGGGCGATACCAAATGTCGCCATAGCAACTCCTGGAACTGGTGAAGCCTCATTTATCGCATTATGTTTTAGAACATCAAGTATAGCAGCAAAAGGTCCAACAGCGTTTGCTATATCGTTTGCGCCATGACTAAAAGCAAATGATGAAGCCGTGAATATCTGGAACCAGCCAAAAATACGGTTTATGCTCTTGCTTGCATTGTCTTTTTTGATCAAATTTACCACTGCAAAACTCACCAAATACGCTGCGATTCCTATGACAAATATAATCCACAAAGTCTGAATAGAACTTAAATTTAATCCAGTATGTTTAAGCCCTTTAAATAACATACTTCCAGCAATTATCATGGCAGCAGCACCAGCCACCATAGGGATGTGAGTCCTCATAAAAACTGTAGTATCTACTGATTTTTCACGCTCTTTCATGACTTTTATTTTATCTCTAAAGTCGCACTCAGCGCCCTCACACTCATCTTCATCAGTGATAGCTATGCGACGCAACTCTTTGATTTGCTCGGTTTCACTTTTGTTTGATAGCTCTTTGATATACTGCTCTTTATAAGTTTTACGCTCCCTTTTTAAGGCTTTTAACTCACTTTGGATTCTTGAAGACGGGATAATGATTTTTGATTTGATATAGCCAAATATTAGGTATGCGACCACGCCACCCATCACTGGAGATACCACCCAGCTCAGTGCAATTGAACCTATTTCGCTCCATCTTACCATCTCAAAAGCTCTGCTGCCATCATAATATATAAAGCCCATCATAAGTCCAGCGCCGACTATACCACCCACTATAGAGTGAGTTGTAGACACCGGAAGACCTTTTTTAGTAGCTATAAACAACCATGCTCCAGAGCTAAAAAGAGCTGAAATCATGATGATAACAAAGGTCATTGGATTTACGCTGTCTTTTGGCAAGGATATAATGCCACTTCTTATGGTATTTGTGACTTCTGCTCCAGCAAAAACAGCTCCACTTAGCTCAAAGACAGCTGCGATGACTAAAGCTTGTTTTAGTGTCAAAGTCTTAGCCCCGACGCTTGTTCCAAATGAGTTTGCGACGTCATTTCCACCGATATTGAAAGCCATAAAAAGCCCAAAAATACTAGCTAAAATAAATAATAAAAGATGATTGCTAGGAATATAACTATAACCCCACATAAAAAATGCGGTCAATGAAATGATGAAAAATACAAGTGCAAAGAGATTATCTCTTGACAAAAAACACCTCCATTTTGTAATAAAATTTACATATTATAAACTTTTTGTTCTTAAATTTAACCACGATTAAGTAATTTAATAGCAAATTTTACAGCTTCTTTAAAGCTTCTTGTATCAGCCACGCCTTTATAGGCTATATCATAAGCCGTGCCGTGATCTACGCTTGTGCGAATGATTGGTAAATTTAGGCTTACATTGATTGATTTATCAAAATACAAAGCCTTAAGCGGTGCAAGTCCAGAGTCGTGATACATGGCTACAAGGCGGTTGCAAGACTTTAGCGATAATGGATTGAAGGCCGCGTCAGGCACCAAAGGCCCTTTGAAAATCTCTTTTTTGAGTATTTTGTTTGCTAAATTTATAGCTTTTGAGATTTGCTTTTCTTCTTTGCCGCCGATTGCTCCGTTATCCCCAGCGTGTGGATTAAACCCTAAAACGCCTACATTTTCAAATTTAGTTGAGTTGTATAAATTTATCAAAAACATAGCAAGTTCGTTTGCTTTTATCATTTTTGAGACTTTTTTTAGCGGAACATGATCACTAAAAAGTGCTACAAAAAGCTCATCGCACCCAAGCATCATTATGGCGTCTTTTTTGAAATGCTTGGATAAAACGTCTGTGTGACCGACATATGGCAAACCTGCTTTTTTCCACGCTTCTTTATTAATTGGCAAGGTTACGACTGCGTCAGTGCTGCCATTTTGCGTGCTTAAAATGGCATTTTCAAAGCTAAGAAATGAAAATTTACCACTTTTTTTACTCACAATTCCTGGCTTTATGCTAAAGCTTTCCCCACACTGAGCTATCTCAAAATCGCTTGGAATAGGCAAATTTAAAAGCTTTGAAGCCTCTTTTAACAAATCTTGATTTATAAAATATACAGGCTTACAAATTTTGCTTATTTCTTCGTGGGATTTTAAGGCTATTTCTATGCCAACGCCGTTTATATCGCCTACGCTAACTGCGATTTTGGGTAAATTTGCACTCATTTTGTCAGCTCTTTCATCTCCAAAACTGCGTTTTTTAGCCCCACAAAAACGCTTCTTGCTATAATGCTTTGTCCGATATTTAGCTCAAAAATCTCATCAATGCTTGCTATTTCTCCAACATTTTGATAGTTTAGTCCATGGCCTGCTGCTACTTTCAAGCCTAAATTTACACCAAGTTTGGCTGATGATTTTATCTTTTCAAGCTCGAAGTTTAGTAAGTTTTTTAGCTCATCTTTGCTTAAATTTAGGCTATCGATGGAGTATTTTGTATACTTTAAATTTGAGTTTAGCATCAAATATGTATTAGCGTATGCTCCTGTGTGAAGCTCCACAAAAGAGGCTTTAAGAGCAGCTGAACGCCTTATATCTTCAAGGCTCGGATCTATGAAAAGCGAAACTTCTATGCCGTTTTTATGCAGCTCATTTATGGCGTGTTCAAGCCCTTTTGAGCTCAAATTTAGCCCGCCTTCAGTCGTCAGCTCTTCTCTTTTTTCTGGGACAATTGTCGCGCGAGCTGGCTTAAGGGCACAGACTAACTTTATAATCTCTTCATTAATGCTACACTCTAAATTTACTGGGATTTTGCTGAAATTTATGATATTTTTTACGTCAGTTTCATTGATATGACGGCGATCTTCTCTTAAATGAATGGTGATTTGATCAGCGCCAGCGCTAATGGCTTCATACATCGCAGAGATTATATCTGGATCATTAACCTCTCTAGCTTCTCTTAAAACTGCCACGTGATCGATATTTACGCCAAGTTTCATAACTAACCTTTAGTTTAAATTTGACATAGATTATACATCAAATTTATTTAAGCACTTATAAAGTTATCTTGCTCTTTGAAATACGGTTTTAGCGATTCATAAGCGATGCCTATTTTTTGAAATTTATCTGTGTAGGCTTTTTGGATTTCTAGTGGTTTTTTACTGTGGCGATCTGGGTGGTAGATTTTAGTAAGGTTTAAATAACTAGCTCTAACAGTCTCAAAATCATCATTAGCGCTGCAGCCCAAAGTCTCAAAATGCTCTTCAAGCAAGCTTGCAAGCATAGAAAATCTTCTTACATAGTTTTTTGAGTTTTGGATTTTGATGCGTTTTTTAAAGCTCTCAAAATCATCTTTTTCAAAGATGAAATTTACCATATATTTCAGATGCTCTTTGAAGTTAAAAATACTATCTAAAATCTCGATTTTATCACTAGATTTGAGACTTATTATAAGAGTTTTTTTAGTATCAAAATACTCATATTCTATCTCACCCAAACTTTTCATAAGATATTTGTTGAAAAGCTCCTCGCTGTTTTGCAAATCAATCAAAATACTGTTTTTATCAAATTTAATAGGAATATTAAGCAAAGCTTGGATTGAGTTTGCTTTTTTATAAACTAGTTTGATATTTTTATGATATGTGAATAAAAAATTCACACTTTGGTTTGAGATTTTTGAGTAAATTTTGCTAATTAATTTTAAGAAATATCTTCTTTGTACAAGCTCATTTTCGTTGTAAAAAACGATGATTTTATCGCGATTTCCAACGCAGTTTAGGAAATTTTCTTTGATCTTTTTACCAAGACTTTCAAACAACAACGCATCATCAGTTCTAACAGTTATAGACTCCAAAGTCTGAGTGATATTCATCATAAACCTCGCTAAAATTTTTACTAATTTTAGTCAAGCAAAGTTTATTCCAAACTATCTAGCCACACAGGATTTTCGTCTATTTTACAGTAAGTTTTTAGTGTTTGGTATGGTTTGTATTCGTCTTTGTATCTCAAACTCTCGCAGTCTTTGACATAAAATCCCAGATAAATCCATTTAAGATTGCTCAAACAAGCCATATTAATCTGCATAAGAAGTGAAAATTTACCCAAGCTAAGATATGCAAAATCTGGATCCCAGTAGCAATAAACCGAGCTTATTCCATCATCTCCTATATCTATCAAATCCACACAAACCAAAGTCTCATTCACGAAATAATCAACCTCATAGCCAAACTCTCCAGCGCCCTCTACATAGACATTATAGTATCTTTTGAAATCCAGCTCGTGAAACTCCCAGTCACGTTTTTCTTGCATAAATTTATGATATTTTGTGTATAAATTTAGTCGCTCGGTATCTACTTTTGGCTTGGATATTTCTATTCTTGTGCCCACGTTTTTATTGATAACTCTTTTGTGACTTTTACTAAATTTGAAGTTTGTAGCGTCTATTCTAATGCTTTTACACTCATCACATCCGTGGCAGATAGGTTTGGAAAAATAGTTTCCAAACCTTCTATATCCACGTTTTATAAGCTCTGAATTGTAGCTAAATGTGCAATCATCAATATATCTATATCTAGTTCTAGAATCTCTATCTTTTAGGTACGGACAAAGCGTATCTAAAGTGCAAAAACCAACCTCAGTCAATCTTTTTTACGTCTGCAAATTTGATAAAATCCAAAAACTCATCTTTTAGTCTATGCTCTTTAGCATCTGGCATCTCTATCTCATTTGGCTCTTTAAAGATGTCTTTGAACTCATCTCTATTTGGATTTGGCTTTGGCTTTTTAGGGGCGACTTGCTTTTTTTGTTTTTGCTCTTTTACAAGATCGCTTTTTATATCCTTTAAACTATCAAAAAAATCATTCACACCCTACTCCTTAGTCCTGTCAGCTTTTACTTTTTTTATCGCTGCTGCGATAGCTGCTATGACCTCTTCTTTGTTGTCTTGGCGACCATCGTGAGTGTTTTCAAGAATATCTTGCAAACGCTCTTCTATATAGCTTGTATCAAAAAATCCGCGTCTGAAGTGGCGGCGTTTTGAAATCGCAAGCAAGAATGGCAAAGTAGTGATAACGCCTTCTATTTTAAACTCATCTAAGGCACGCTCAAGCTTGCTAACTGCTAGGTCGTAAGACGCTGCTTTTACCATAAGTTTAGCTAGCATTGAGTCATAAAATGGCGGTATAGCGTAGTCTTGATACAAGTGGCTATCTACTCTGACGCCAGGTCCGAGAGCTGGGAAATATCCTGTGATTTTACCAGGGCTTGGAGCGAAGTTTTTCCAGACATTTTCAGCTGTGATTCTTGCTTCTATAGCCACGCCCATTGGCTTGACTTCGCTTTGCTCGATGTCTAGGATTTCTCCAGCTGCGATGCGGATTTGACGGCTTATAAGATCGACACCAGTAATCTCTTCAGTCACGCCATGCTCAACTTGGATACGAGTATTCATCTCCATAAAATAGAAGTTATTATAATCATCAAGCAAAAACTCAATTGTGCCAGCGTTTGTATAGCCTACAGCTTTAGCTGCTGC from Campylobacter iguaniorum includes the following:
- a CDS encoding flagellin N-terminal helical domain-containing protein, translating into MRVTSQLLNYNTLTNYQTSAKSIYDLNASLTSGSKIQNSYENSGIYSDGTRLEYEVNLLDQIKETTTKATEFSKNSDQALNDFVKQLENFKTKLIQAANEIHDPTSRNAIANDLEGIKELLVNIANTSINGQYLFSGTALNTKPIDSLGNYKGNDQNIQAVIGANQTTTYNIDGSSLFLGADNDYSKILTTNVSLKNNLQKLYDESKDIAITTSDKIMDIIGGSYRSPDLEKMNPDSDFADPTALAQTTFYMQGKKPNGESFSTKFTMTADSSVQTLLDNIGYALGNDKNGINKIVDVTLNNSGQIEIKDVKEGNKLTEFSIFGLTDVEVDPPVPAGTTMAANFTNLDDIQTAINDGRVHLTEFIKSGFKTETNSASSAIDYNDLQLVKKDNTLTGTVSQVVKKTNAYATNDTRLSEVAGGDLLANPESNLTMNITAKDGTNYQVKINFTDPNGGEYPTFSVTRYDANWQTPDADPAYVGNIYNGKYNETTKQTDGISTPANDITYKQLGDIISMVSAGNLPSAEPNVTLNNNINGLTAGDLGSAAGVITALTNGIADADTVASITAAIGTITIFPTDIATVKNAINSNRDFVTARYEEYNKAVTDASSTITAGLNYRGEMEVIDKTKSQTNINVSIFESYSATNTQFDSMVETVGGVTTTKDFTTKAGSLFSFTSNNAIAIDEPSVDIFKDLDSMIQAVRDGSYRADSGATDSRTTGIQGALKKIDHLADHINKQHTQVGTYTNTLDNTNARVSTLKVNVSSVKSEIINADYGETYLMFMQRLMGYQAMLQASSKMNQISLLNYL
- a CDS encoding inorganic phosphate transporter, which produces MSRDNLFALVFFIISLTAFFMWGYSYIPSNHLLLFILASIFGLFMAFNIGGNDVANSFGTSVGAKTLTLKQALVIAAVFELSGAVFAGAEVTNTIRSGIISLPKDSVNPMTFVIIMISALFSSGAWLFIATKKGLPVSTTHSIVGGIVGAGLMMGFIYYDGSRAFEMVRWSEIGSIALSWVVSPVMGGVVAYLIFGYIKSKIIIPSSRIQSELKALKRERKTYKEQYIKELSNKSETEQIKELRRIAITDEDECEGAECDFRDKIKVMKEREKSVDTTVFMRTHIPMVAGAAAMIIAGSMLFKGLKHTGLNLSSIQTLWIIFVIGIAAYLVSFAVVNLIKKDNASKSINRIFGWFQIFTASSFAFSHGANDIANAVGPFAAILDVLKHNAINEASPVPGVAMATFGIALVVGLWFLGKEVITTVGSKLAEILPTTGFSAELASSIVILIATQMGLPISSTHVLIGAVLGIGIYNRNANWGMLKPIGLAWIITLPVSMIGSAVGYLVIKNIMGL
- the pdxA gene encoding 4-hydroxythreonine-4-phosphate dehydrogenase, translated to MSANLPKIAVSVGDINGVGIEIALKSHEEISKICKPVYFINQDLLKEASKLLNLPIPSDFEIAQCGESFSIKPGIVSKKSGKFSFLSFENAILSTQNGSTDAVVTLPINKEAWKKAGLPYVGHTDVLSKHFKKDAIMMLGCDELFVALFSDHVPLKKVSKMIKANELAMFLINLYNSTKFENVGVLGFNPHAGDNGAIGGKEEKQISKAINLANKILKKEIFKGPLVPDAAFNPLSLKSCNRLVAMYHDSGLAPLKALYFDKSINVSLNLPIIRTSVDHGTAYDIAYKGVADTRSFKEAVKFAIKLLNRG
- a CDS encoding pyridoxine 5'-phosphate synthase; this translates as MKLGVNIDHVAVLREAREVNDPDIISAMYEAISAGADQITIHLREDRRHINETDVKNIINFSKIPVNLECSINEEIIKLVCALKPARATIVPEKREELTTEGGLNLSSKGLEHAINELHKNGIEVSLFIDPSLEDIRRSAALKASFVELHTGAYANTYLMLNSNLKYTKYSIDSLNLSKDELKNLLNFELEKIKSSAKLGVNLGLKVAAGHGLNYQNVGEIASIDEIFELNIGQSIIARSVFVGLKNAVLEMKELTK
- a CDS encoding adenylosuccinate lyase: MNITQTLESITVRTDDALLFESLGKKIKENFLNCVGNRDKIIVFYNENELVQRRYFLKLISKIYSKISNQSVNFLFTYHKNIKLVYKKANSIQALLNIPIKFDKNSILIDLQNSEELFNKYLMKSLGEIEYEYFDTKKTLIISLKSSDKIEILDSIFNFKEHLKYMVNFIFEKDDFESFKKRIKIQNSKNYVRRFSMLASLLEEHFETLGCSANDDFETVRASYLNLTKIYHPDRHSKKPLEIQKAYTDKFQKIGIAYESLKPYFKEQDNFISA
- a CDS encoding arginyltransferase encodes the protein MTEVGFCTLDTLCPYLKDRDSRTRYRYIDDCTFSYNSELIKRGYRRFGNYFSKPICHGCDECKSIRIDATNFKFSKSHKRVINKNVGTRIEISKPKVDTERLNLYTKYHKFMQEKRDWEFHELDFKRYYNVYVEGAGEFGYEVDYFVNETLVCVDLIDIGDDGISSVYCYWDPDFAYLSLGKFSLLMQINMACLSNLKWIYLGFYVKDCESLRYKDEYKPYQTLKTYCKIDENPVWLDSLE